Proteins encoded in a region of the Solanum dulcamara chromosome 9, daSolDulc1.2, whole genome shotgun sequence genome:
- the LOC129902881 gene encoding LOB domain-containing protein 1, which translates to MESTISSSSSRSVSPSSSSSPNSSSPPSVTVVVSPCAACKILRRRCADKCVLAPYFPPNDPIKFTTAHRVFGASNIIKFLQELPEFQRADAVSSMVYEANARLRDPVYGCAGSICQLQKQVSDLQAQLAKAQAEVVNMQCQQANLMALICMEMGQSPQAISPPQQSLDNFTNNISMSFLDDNINNFGSVWETLWT; encoded by the exons atggagtcCACCatatcttcatcttcatctcgctcGGTCTCGCCTTCGTCTTCGTCTTCTCCTAACTCTTCATCACCACCGTCAGTGACAGTGGTGGTCAGCCCTTGCGCCGCCTGTAAAATATTACGGCGGCGCTGTGCTGACAAATGTGTGTTGGCACCTTATTTTCCTCCAAATGATCCTATCAAGTTCACAACTGCTCATCGTGTGTTTGGTGCTAGCAATATTATTAAGTTCTTGCAG gaATTACCAGAATTTCAAAGGGCAGATGCTGTAAGCAGCATGGTGTATGAAGCAAATGCAAGACTTAGGGATCCTGTATATGGTTGTGCAGGGTCAATTTGCCAATTACAAAAGCAAGTGAGTGATCTCCAAGCACAATTGGCAAAGGCACAAGCTGAAGTTGTCAACATGCAATGCCAACAAGCTAATCTCATGGCACTAATTTGTATGGAAATGGGCCAATCTCCACAAGCAATATCACCACCACAACAATCTTTGGACAATTTCACTAACAATATCTCTATGAGTTTCTTAGATGATAACATTAATAACTTTGGATCAGTGTGGGAGACCTTATGGACATGA